GACTAAATTACCACCAAAATTAGTTTCCCAGATACCCCCATAATGAACAGGATAGAGCTTCCTTGTGTCAATGATAGGGTCAATGAAAGTACCTGCTATGTTAATTTCAGGATTGATTATTTTGTGGTTGGCTATACTGTCAATTGCTTTTTGGATTGTGGCAAATGGCAATAGTTCCGTACCTTCCCCTGTGGTATCATTACCCGTTGCACTATCAACAAAGATTGAGGTATAAATCGCTTTCTCTGTGGCATTTATTGGGTCACTAGCAAGGTCGGTTAATTCATTGTCAATCAGGTCGTTAAACTGCTTACATAGCAATGATGCGTTAGGGTGTTTTGGCTGTCCTGTGCTAGATGGTGTACTATTTACCCCAGATAATATCGGTATTTTACGATCGGCTAATGTCATATTGTTAATCAGTTAATTGTAAATCGTCATTTAATTGAGTTGCATCCCCAAAATTATTATTAGATAAAATCTCAGGCAACATAGTTATTGCACCGATAATAACATCAAAAGAGATACTATATCGCAGTCTAATTGTATCCGTTGCTATACCAAGAGGTATAGTAGGAATTAGTAACCCTGCGGAGTACAGCTTTTGTACTATTCTATAAGCAAGGTCGCCGCCAGAGAAATTGTTAGATAATCCCAAATCAGTTAACGGAATAATCAGATTATTACCGTCAAGATTAAGATTAGGAAAAATATTTGAAGGTGTCACGCTTTTTTCTCCATAGGTAAATACCATAGAACATAGGCAATGCTACCATAATATTATAGAAGAAATGCAGTTCTATGCGTGGAATAAGCAATTCAGGAAGAGTCGCAGGTTTAGGAAAACCCCACCAGTAATGCTTTGTGACTGCCTGTAATAGTAATTGAAAATGCTCAAGATGATGATAAAAAGCAAGAACAAAGGTAGCGTATAGCCATTTATTCCACCTCATCATAGGATAAATACCGAGTAGCATAAACAGAGCGTGTCCATAATGCAAAAACTCACTACGCACGAGATAAGGTTTCCACAGTCCGAGCAGTCCTAAGCACTCAGGTCTAGCCCAGTGTAACAAGTGAAGTTGAATCATTTGAGCGATATGTTCTGCCAAATGTGAAAGGATAATCAGGTTAAATATTGTCAGCATCATACCTCCATGCAACATACACCAATGCTACGTTAACTATTATCAATAACATTATTACTATTATTGTATGGTGTCTTGACACAGCTAAGAACCAAGATATAATAAACAAAAATAATAAGCAATATAAATTTATCACACCTCTATTGTTACCTCCTAATCAGTTAATTGTAAATTGTCATTCAACTGGGTTTCGTCTCCAAACCCGACTTCTTCTTCCTCCTCTGTAGCACCAATAGCAGATATTAGGTTATTAGTTTGTAAGTAGGTAGTATAATTAAACGGTATTGATACAGTACAGTCTATAGTCACAGTGTCAGTTATACCTTTAAAAGTCGGTGTTATCTGCACTCTTTTATAGTTCTCTACATCGTCCGCCAACAGTTGCTGACAAGCCCAATAAAAATATTGCTCTAAGGTCAACCCACTAGGCTCGGCTGTTATTGGTAAAAAGTCACCAATACTCGGCTCGGCATCATCGGCAGTCCAGTCCACACTACCACCGAATCTCTCAATAATATTAGTGAGAAGATTAGCACCAGAGTTTAGAGCAGTATTACTAACCTGCAACCCGACTCTCAGGTTGACAAACTGAGTAAACCTGTCTCCTGATCCTGCAATAGCCAATGACAACTGCACAGCATCTTTTATTAACCTATCATCAGAGAAGCTGTACCCATATCTTAGGAGTAGGGCAGAGAATACGATCGCTCTCTGAAAAGAGTCAATACCGTAGGAGTTGCGGAGAGCAAGAGAAGGTAAAATCATCGTGGTGCGCCCCCCTGTAAACGTCCTTGCATATAACCAATATAACCTGACACAGAGACTTTAATAAGGTCAGCCACCAAGCCTTGAGAATAGTCAGAGCGGTCAAACAAAATAGCCATAGCTAAAAGCGTGATTAAGGCAATGTTAATAAGAAAAATGGCTTGTTGCTCAGACACAGTGCCTCCTACGGAGCTATGGGAAATATAGCCATTATACTCTATTTTAATTAATTTTGCTAAATAGGGTATAATAGATAAATATAAAATAATAATTATGATTATCTATTTTGGAAATACTGCCAGAAAAGAAGTAATAGAATGGCATAAAAATTATGGCAATGTAGGGACATTAATCTCAATAAAAGAAGGTGAAATTACTCCCCCGACAATACCTTTAGCTTTAGATAATGGTGCTTTTAGTTATTATTTATCGGGAGAAAATTTTGATTTTGATAAATATTTTCAAAGACTTAATAATTATTTAAAAAGATGTATTAATCAGCCTGATTGGTTGTTAATACCTGATATGGTAGGCAATAAACAAGAAACTATAGCACGTTGGAATTATTGTTATCCATTTTTGCAAAAATATAATTTACCCTTAGCTTTTGCGGTACAGGATGGCATGGATAAACATGATGTACCAAAGAATGCAGAAGTTATTTTTATTGGTGGGAGTACCAACTGGAAATTATCCACAGCTTCTTATTGGACGGCTCATTTTCCGAAGGTTCACATGGCGAGAGTTAATGCGTGGAATAGATTATGTTATTGCTTAGAAAGTAAAATAAACAGTGTTGATGGCACAGGATTTTTTAGAGGGGGAATAAACAGCCAGCAGTCAAAAGACGCAGAACTGTTTTTACGCTATCAAAAAGGATTAGTTGATAGTGATTGGAATAATTTAAAGGTAGCTTCTCCTAGTAAAAGAAAACTATTGCTACAAGAAAGTAAAGGAGAATTATTTGATATATATACCTTACCTATATTTAGAGCTTATTAGTACATAAATCTTATTTAATAAGTAAGATTAACTTAATACATACTACAATTAGTGGTTTTAACATGGGTGTCTCCCTAAAATAATATATAGTATTATGCAAAGAGTAAATTATATAGATTAGTTGTGATTGCTTTTAAATAAAGGCTTTTAGGATTTATGTAGTAATCTGTAACTGTGTATTAATCTTTTTTCCCTTTTACTGTAACTGTTTAATTAATTAGTTAAACTCTATATTTTTAGTTATTTTAATTGTAGTTTATTTGTTGTTGTCTTTTACTGTACCTGTTTTTGTAATTCTTGTTGTGTATAGTTTTTATATGTAGTAATAGTAAAAAAGTTTATTTTTTAAATAAATTAACTAAACTATAATTTTTTCTTGCATATGTAGTAACTATAAAAACAACTACATAAAACAAATTAAATTAATGTAGTATGTAAGACTAAGTTTAATATATAATACTAAAATGTAATAAATGTATAACGTACTTACACCCTAAAAATATAAAAAGCGCTCTTTTTTCCCTTTTTGTTATACTACATAGACTAGGTAAGGATTTCAGACTTTAGAAAAAGTTTTAAACCGATACATAACCGATACTCCTCTTCTAAAACCCTTACTATGAAATAATTTACTTTGTACCGTAATGAATTGTGTAATCCTTAATTTGTACCTTTTGTACCTTTTTGATAAATAGTAACTTTGACCCCTTTATAAGTAGGCACAATGTAGCAAAAGTTCTTATTGGCTAAGGATTTAAGTACCTTGCCTATATCGGCAGTAGTTAAGCCACTAGATTTAAACCTACGGCTGGATTTATAGACATCATTAGAAGTAGCAGTTTTCTTCTTTTTAACTATGGTTAATACCTTAGTTTCCAGTTCTGTCAGGTAATCAGGAATCTGAGGTTCTTCTCTGTATTTTAGTGGCATATAAAAACTTCCCTTGTCGCCATACAACTTGCTTAATTCCTCCATTTTGTTTAATGCCTCTTGATATAATAAGTAGTGCATTTCTACTGTTTTTCGTAGTCTGTCCATCTCCCGATCCAGTTCTTCTCTATTCATAGTTGTTCCTTATCTAATATTTACTATGTCTATATTATAGTTGTAAAAAGGTACAGTAGGGTATAATGGTAAAATAAAACTAAAAAGGTAATTAAAGGAACTATGGATATTTACTATGTGATATATGAAGACATCAAACTAGGTAGTAAAGGCGAAAGAGTAGAAAGGGAATACATAAGGACTCATGCAAAGACACGGAGTAATCTAAGCATAGAGTGGACGCAATCATTAGTGAAGGCACAAAAATTTAAAACCATAGGAGAAGCTGTGACTATGGCAAAAAGATTAGTGGACGATAAACTGACTTTGCATATAGGGGAATACATAGAAGGAATACTTTATAGCACAGTGACAATAAAAGGCAATTGGAATGTGCAAGGATGGGAGGTTCAGTAATGGCTTTGACAATAGAAGTAGAGACAATATTGTGGGAGGTGAAGTGGAAGTTAATAAACTTAGAGGAGTATTATCATATTAATTGTGATGCTTCGGTTGAGTGGTATAAGATGGCGTGTGAAGTTTACTTATTTTTTCGGGGTAAGCTTCCATCCCCTACCTTTAAATATGATCGGAATTTTTATAAGGTTCTATATCAAGAATATCCCTACGCCTATGTGATATTGCATGATGATAGGGTATTTTATCAGCCTAATACGGGGTATCTGGAGATAACACCTAAGATGCGGTGGGCAGAGATATATAAAGGGCTATGTTTATACAATATGAGGTTATTGTATGAAGAATGGGAAAAGCCTAAAGGAGTTCAATTAGAATTATTATGAAACAGTTATCCTTGTTTGGGGCAGAATCTGAAATTTTCTGGACACCATCACAGATAAAGCGTAAAGAAGCCTTAGATAACGGTAAAACTATTCTCCTTAACAAAAAACTAGATAGCGTATTAATTGTTTATGCTAAGGCTAAAGGATTATTAGTTGCCATTGACAGAACTTCAGATTGGGGTAATCCCTTTAAAATAGGTGTAGATGGTGATAGAGATACAGTGTGCGATAAATTTGACCTGTACCTAGATAAAAATTTAATTTTGAAGAAAAGACTAAAGAAGTTACAAGGTAAAGCGTTGCAATGTTGGTGCTATCCCAAGCGTTGTCATGGTGAGAAATTAATTAAATCTTTAGAGCAGTTGGTGTAATAATAAAAGCCCCTGATGGGGCAAAGTCTTGACAAAATTAAGTCAGTGATATTTAAGAGATTATAGACAGTACTATTATACCCTATTTAGCAATAAATAGCAATATAGGTGCTTACTGGTTTATGCTGAGTTTACCAAAGCAGTAATATCTTTTACTAATTCTCCTGCACTATTAGTTGTATAACCTTTAGCTTTTGATTTATGTTTTTTTAGGATTGTTTGTAATTTTGAATAAATATCTGTGTCAAGGTCAAGGTCATGAGCATATCTTAGTATATCATCGGCAAAACAGACGGGGACTCTAATAGTTCTGGTAGGAGTGTGTTCCCATTTTCTTGCGAAGATGGTTTTATCAGTTCTTTTGCTTCTACTTCTAACTAAATTAGTATTTCCCATTGCTAATCTGACAGCATTCCATAGCAACTCAGCATTTTCAGGGGGACAGCCTGTTATTTCTACAATAGTATTAATGTCATTTTCTACAATAGCATTGCGTAAGTTATAAAGTTTTTTTTTAGATTCAATCATAATAATATTCTCTATGTTTCTCTATAGTGTAACAATTAATTGTGTCAAATGCAAACTTGACACAATTAATTGTTACTTTAATAATCTTATAGAGTAGTATTGACAGTTAATACTATATAGGGTAAAATAGAGAAAAACAGGAGAACTCTATGGTTTGTTATTATTGTCAGGAAAAATTTGGAAGGGGAATGCCAAAGAAAACTGAGCATAAAGATAAACTTTATCATGCTGATT
This portion of the Geminocystis sp. NIES-3709 genome encodes:
- a CDS encoding DUF4326 domain-containing protein; protein product: MKQLSLFGAESEIFWTPSQIKRKEALDNGKTILLNKKLDSVLIVYAKAKGLLVAIDRTSDWGNPFKIGVDGDRDTVCDKFDLYLDKNLILKKRLKKLQGKALQCWCYPKRCHGEKLIKSLEQLV